The Nocardioides sp. S-1144 genome includes a region encoding these proteins:
- a CDS encoding DUF485 domain-containing protein, translating to MSEQGPPRRVRVTGPDRRARPIPRTGDIDEASPLGGVYLGSLLREQLWLAARVLGLLTVTVGGLPLLFFLAPGLDDVRVAGAPVAWLVLGVLVYPWLVLLGWHYVRRAERNERDFAELMGEVER from the coding sequence GTGAGCGAGCAGGGCCCGCCGCGGCGGGTGCGGGTGACCGGACCGGACCGACGGGCGCGGCCGATCCCGCGCACCGGCGACATCGACGAGGCCTCGCCGCTGGGCGGCGTCTACCTCGGCTCGCTGCTGCGCGAGCAGCTGTGGCTGGCGGCGCGGGTGCTGGGTCTGCTCACGGTCACGGTGGGCGGGCTGCCGCTGCTGTTCTTCCTCGCGCCCGGGCTGGACGACGTCCGCGTGGCCGGGGCGCCGGTGGCGTGGCTGGTGCTGGGGGTGCTCGTCTACCCGTGGCTGGTGCTGCTCGGCTGGCACTACGTGCGGCGGGCCGAGCGCAACGAGCGCGACTTCGCCGAGCTGATGGGCGAGGTCGAGCGGTGA
- a CDS encoding sodium/solute symporter, protein MTQVPGLVAVVLVSLATLAIGTWGLRVSRTTSDFFVASRTVRPGLNASAIGGEYLSAASFLGVAGLLLTFGADMLWYPIGWTAGYLVLLVLVAAPLRRSGAYTLPDFAEARLDSRRVRHVCSVLVVAIGWLYLLPQFEGAGLTLAAALDAPRWVGPVVVGLVVLVSVGSGGMRSITFVQAFQYWLKLTALLVPAAVLLVVWAGDRVSGPSATAADWSVPLADGGAQGLYTTYSLVLATFLGTMGLPHVVVRFYTNPDGRAARRTTLAVLALLGVFYLLPPVYAALGRAYGAEPTASDSLVLELPRLVVPGLLGDVLTGMVTAGAFAAFLSTSSGLAIAVSGVLTQDVTSKRLPDLTAFRVATAVAVVVPLTAALLLPDFGVARAVGLAFAVAASTFCPLLVLGIWWRGLTAAGAVAGLLVGGAGSVAAVGWTLADGSSGWGDGWVDVVVGQPAAWSVPLALAAMVLVSLATAASAPAHALRFMVRLHTPETVDLDRS, encoded by the coding sequence GTGACGCAGGTGCCGGGGCTGGTGGCGGTCGTCCTGGTCTCGCTCGCGACCCTCGCGATCGGCACCTGGGGGCTCCGGGTCTCGCGCACGACCAGCGACTTCTTCGTCGCCTCGCGCACCGTGCGCCCGGGCCTCAACGCGAGCGCGATCGGCGGGGAGTACCTCAGCGCGGCGTCCTTCCTCGGGGTCGCGGGGCTGCTGCTCACCTTCGGCGCCGACATGCTCTGGTACCCGATCGGCTGGACGGCGGGCTACCTGGTGCTCCTCGTGCTGGTCGCCGCCCCGCTGCGGCGCAGCGGGGCCTACACGCTGCCCGACTTCGCCGAGGCGCGGCTGGACTCGCGCCGGGTCCGCCACGTCTGCTCGGTGCTCGTCGTCGCGATCGGCTGGCTCTACCTGCTGCCGCAGTTCGAGGGCGCCGGGCTCACCCTGGCCGCCGCCCTCGACGCGCCGCGCTGGGTCGGCCCGGTCGTCGTCGGGCTCGTCGTGCTGGTCAGCGTCGGCTCCGGCGGGATGCGCAGCATCACCTTCGTGCAGGCCTTCCAGTACTGGCTCAAGCTGACCGCGCTGCTCGTGCCGGCCGCGGTGCTGCTCGTGGTGTGGGCCGGCGACCGCGTGTCCGGGCCGAGCGCGACCGCCGCCGACTGGTCGGTCCCCCTGGCGGACGGCGGTGCCCAGGGGCTCTACACGACCTACTCGCTGGTGCTGGCGACGTTCCTCGGCACGATGGGCCTGCCGCACGTGGTCGTGCGGTTCTACACCAACCCCGACGGTCGCGCCGCGCGCCGCACCACCCTGGCCGTGCTCGCCCTGCTCGGCGTCTTCTACCTCCTGCCGCCGGTCTACGCCGCGCTCGGTCGCGCCTACGGCGCCGAGCCGACCGCCTCCGACAGCCTGGTGCTCGAGCTGCCGCGACTGGTGGTGCCGGGTCTCCTGGGCGACGTGCTGACCGGGATGGTCACCGCGGGCGCGTTCGCGGCGTTCCTGTCGACGTCGTCGGGGCTGGCGATCGCGGTGTCCGGGGTGCTGACCCAGGACGTGACGTCGAAGCGACTGCCCGACCTGACGGCGTTCCGGGTGGCCACGGCCGTGGCGGTCGTGGTGCCGCTCACCGCCGCGCTGCTGCTGCCCGACTTCGGGGTGGCCCGCGCCGTCGGGCTCGCCTTCGCGGTCGCCGCCTCGACGTTCTGCCCCCTGCTGGTGCTCGGCATCTGGTGGCGCGGCCTCACCGCCGCCGGGGCCGTGGCGGGCCTGCTCGTCGGCGGCGCCGGGTCCGTCGCCGCCGTCGGCTGGACGCTGGCCGACGGCTCGAGCGGGTGGGGCGACGGCTGGGTGGACGTCGTCGTGGGGCAGCCCGCCGCCTGGTCGGTGCCGCTCGCCCTCGCCGCGATGGTGCTGGTCTCGCTGGCCACGGCGGCCTCGGCGCCCGCGCACGCGCTGCGGTTCATGGTGCGGCTGCACACCCCGGAGACGGTCGACCTCGACCGCTCCTGA
- a CDS encoding HAD family acid phosphatase, which yields MRRLVLLTVLAVVATLLPAAPSSSADLPSAAQWRADVREVMAGSRAHLAERAASAAPGERLAINLDVDNTMLATEYANGEPVRPVLRLARTARRLGVAVLVNTARDESQRARTARKLAEAGYVVDLLCLRQRGTGAAAGKQRCRAWFADLGYVLVANVGNHPHDFTGGGYERAYRLPRYGGQLS from the coding sequence ATGCGCCGCCTCGTGCTCCTCACGGTCCTGGCCGTCGTCGCCACCCTGCTCCCCGCCGCCCCGTCGTCCTCGGCCGACCTGCCCTCGGCGGCCCAGTGGCGCGCCGACGTGCGCGAGGTGATGGCCGGCTCCCGGGCCCACCTCGCCGAGCGCGCGGCGAGCGCCGCGCCGGGGGAGCGGCTCGCGATCAACCTCGACGTCGACAACACGATGCTGGCCACCGAGTACGCCAACGGTGAGCCGGTGCGGCCGGTGCTGCGCCTGGCCCGCACCGCCCGGCGGCTCGGGGTCGCGGTGCTCGTCAACACCGCCCGCGACGAGTCGCAGCGCGCCCGGACGGCCCGCAAGCTCGCCGAGGCCGGCTACGTCGTCGACCTGCTCTGCCTGCGCCAGCGGGGCACCGGCGCCGCGGCCGGCAAGCAGCGGTGCCGCGCGTGGTTCGCCGACCTCGGCTACGTGCTGGTGGCCAACGTCGGCAACCACCCGCACGACTTCACCGGCGGCGGCTACGAGCGCGCGTACCGGCTCCCGCGCTACGGCGGGCAGCTCTCCTAG